The following proteins are co-located in the Rhodoligotrophos appendicifer genome:
- a CDS encoding YggT family protein, whose product MNPILWLIITVINIYIWIIIAGAILSWLVAFNIVSPSQSFIRQIAYAIDGLTEPALAPIRRFLPNLGGLDISPLILIVLLLFLERLVVYLFYGAGI is encoded by the coding sequence ATGAATCCGATCTTGTGGTTGATCATTACAGTAATCAACATCTACATCTGGATCATCATTGCAGGTGCAATTCTGAGTTGGCTGGTCGCTTTCAACATCGTCAGCCCCAGCCAAAGCTTCATTCGTCAGATTGCCTATGCGATCGACGGTCTGACAGAGCCCGCCTTGGCGCCCATTCGGCGTTTCCTGCCTAATCTTGGCGGCTTGGACATCTCGCCACTGATCCTGATCGTGTTGCTGCTCTTCCTTGAAAGACTGGTGGTTTATCTTTTTTACGGCGCCGGAATCTGA
- a CDS encoding alpha-hydroxy acid oxidase, producing the protein MARSRLPRIAFDFVDGGVDGEEGLGWNAQVFRKYSLLPRYCMDVSKRDQSVTLFGHSYSSPFGICPMGILGLFRHGTDLMLAEAAAAANVPYVMSSTSNASLEEAVKVAPNNTWFQIYTTRDETISFDLIRRAREAGIQNLLITVDVPVSVRRERNMRNGFSRPLRVTPRIALESIAHPGWVYSYFKNGGLPLMANFAPYAKPGATADEVADVYSTQIPNSGQTWSLVENIRKAWPHNLIIKGILHPDDAARAVGLGANGLLVSNHGGRQLDRAPAPIEMLAEIRAAVGDEIPLLVDSGIRRGADIIIARCLGATMGLFGRPAVFGAVAGGVAGVSKVMSILRAQIDTNLGQMGCSRFEDLGIQFLRDRR; encoded by the coding sequence TGGGCTGGAACGCCCAAGTTTTCCGCAAGTACTCCCTGCTGCCGCGTTATTGTATGGACGTCTCTAAGCGCGACCAGTCGGTGACACTCTTTGGGCATAGCTACAGCTCCCCGTTCGGCATCTGTCCCATGGGAATTCTTGGCCTCTTCCGACACGGCACGGACCTCATGCTCGCCGAGGCTGCCGCTGCGGCCAACGTTCCCTACGTCATGTCAAGCACCAGCAACGCCTCTCTTGAGGAAGCGGTAAAGGTCGCGCCGAACAACACATGGTTCCAGATCTACACGACCCGTGATGAGACCATCAGTTTCGATCTCATTCGCCGTGCGCGGGAAGCCGGCATCCAGAATCTGCTGATCACCGTCGACGTGCCAGTCAGCGTCAGACGCGAACGGAACATGCGTAATGGATTTTCCCGCCCTCTGAGGGTGACGCCTCGGATCGCTCTGGAATCTATAGCGCATCCGGGTTGGGTATATTCCTACTTCAAGAACGGTGGTCTGCCCCTGATGGCGAATTTTGCGCCCTACGCCAAGCCTGGGGCGACCGCTGATGAAGTGGCCGATGTCTATAGCACCCAGATCCCCAATAGCGGCCAGACCTGGTCGCTTGTCGAAAACATCAGGAAAGCCTGGCCGCACAACCTTATAATCAAGGGCATCCTTCACCCCGATGATGCTGCACGAGCGGTCGGATTGGGCGCCAACGGCCTTCTGGTATCCAATCACGGCGGGCGTCAGCTGGATCGCGCACCGGCGCCGATCGAGATGCTGGCCGAAATCAGGGCCGCTGTCGGAGATGAGATTCCGCTTCTGGTCGACAGTGGCATCCGCCGCGGCGCCGACATCATCATTGCCCGCTGCCTCGGCGCGACAATGGGCTTGTTTGGTCGGCCAGCCGTCTTCGGCGCGGTGGCCGGCGGTGTTGCGGGCGTGTCGAAGGTCATGTCGATCCTTCGCGCCCAAATCGATACCAATTTAGGACAGATGGGATGTTCCCGGTTCGAAGACCTTGGAATACAGTTTCTTCGCGACCGTCGCTGA
- a CDS encoding DUF167 family protein yields MLIVRVTPNAKSEGTAGIWRGADGTPALQLRVRSKPQDGAANAAVVALLSKTLNVPKSQISIISGSKDRLKSVLVKGDPLALEETVRRTVDRLSSSQP; encoded by the coding sequence GTGCTGATTGTCCGCGTCACCCCAAACGCCAAGAGCGAGGGCACCGCTGGCATATGGCGAGGGGCCGACGGGACACCGGCACTTCAGCTGCGAGTGAGGTCGAAGCCTCAGGATGGCGCTGCCAATGCCGCGGTCGTAGCGCTCCTCTCGAAGACCTTGAATGTTCCAAAGTCACAGATTTCGATCATTTCTGGCTCCAAGGATCGACTGAAATCGGTGTTGGTCAAGGGCGATCCTCTGGCCCTGGAGGAGACCGTGAGGAGAACTGTTGATCGACTGTCCTCCTCACAACCGTGA
- a CDS encoding GcvT family protein, with protein sequence MQSHARVVVIGGGCVGAAILYGLAKKGWSDIALLERTQLTAGSTWHAAGLLVSYGRSHNFGRMVSKTLEIYGGLHGDTGQDIGLHICGQLRVANTKTRLDEFRSYIGIADAQGIRAHIVSPAEIRELAPLLEGNRTMLGGLYHPDDGHVAPADVTQAMAKGARDRGAKIYLNTEARAFEQLGSGEWRVTTNQGTITCEHLVLATGNYARQTAAKVGLDLPAIPIIHQYWVTEAIPQIIERKRKGLPEMPILRDEAYAGYLREEGDGLMFGPYETVENLKLFAVDGVPEWFGADLLPEDFDAVAANWDAALNAVPALANAGIKSNVRGPFQMTPDELPLAGPAWGLNNLWLAEGVPGGILWGGTLGHYLAEWIVEGGTSVDMSEIDPRRFGAYANKAWTKLKVQEAWGTHADLHFPGEDLAAARPAKTAPSYDLLGSRGAVWGVMNGWEIPRWYAPEGVEAVQDYSHRQTKHGIHVAAEVAAVRNGVGFVELTPMTKFEVSGPGASAWLDRILANRLPSVGRICLAHQLSPKGTVLAEYTVTRLGEEFFYLVSTPRAQRHNFDLLRRSLPSDVHFSLRDVTDERGCFTIVGPHARDLLQTLTEVDLSNSSFPWLAAQVGDMGLAGDVRFLRINYEGELGWEIYHPLPYQRMLLQQVLDAGEAYGLRLVGVEALESLRLEKSYRAMYRDMNPALTALESGLHRFIHFDKGDFIGRDALLSQKNEGGPSRRLVPLSIAPGGDASVIAHESVSVEGRLTGRVTSGGYSYHFGRDLAMALIESRDTRPGTQLEVNIFGEQRDAVVIEESPYDPGNERSRL encoded by the coding sequence ATGCAGTCCCACGCGCGTGTCGTCGTCATTGGAGGTGGTTGCGTCGGCGCGGCCATCCTGTACGGCTTGGCCAAGAAAGGCTGGAGCGACATCGCTCTTCTCGAGCGAACCCAGCTCACGGCCGGCTCCACCTGGCATGCCGCAGGGCTTCTGGTCTCCTATGGCCGTTCGCATAATTTCGGCCGGATGGTCAGCAAGACGCTCGAGATCTACGGAGGCCTACACGGCGACACGGGACAAGATATTGGCCTGCATATCTGCGGCCAGCTGCGGGTCGCGAACACAAAAACCCGGCTGGATGAGTTTCGCAGCTATATCGGCATAGCAGACGCTCAAGGCATCAGAGCCCATATCGTCAGCCCGGCCGAGATCCGAGAGCTGGCGCCGCTGCTCGAGGGCAATCGGACCATGCTCGGGGGCCTGTATCACCCCGATGACGGCCATGTCGCGCCGGCCGACGTCACTCAAGCAATGGCCAAGGGCGCCCGAGACCGAGGAGCCAAGATCTACCTCAATACCGAAGCGCGGGCTTTCGAGCAGCTTGGCAGCGGCGAATGGCGGGTCACCACCAATCAAGGAACCATCACCTGCGAGCATCTGGTGCTCGCGACCGGAAATTATGCTCGGCAGACCGCCGCGAAAGTCGGCCTGGACCTGCCCGCGATCCCGATCATCCACCAATATTGGGTGACCGAGGCCATTCCCCAGATCATCGAACGGAAGAGGAAGGGGCTTCCAGAGATGCCCATCCTTCGCGACGAAGCCTATGCCGGCTATCTGCGCGAGGAAGGCGATGGACTCATGTTCGGACCCTACGAGACTGTGGAAAATCTCAAGCTGTTCGCCGTCGATGGCGTGCCAGAGTGGTTTGGAGCGGATCTGTTGCCGGAGGATTTCGATGCTGTCGCCGCGAACTGGGATGCTGCGCTGAACGCGGTCCCTGCGCTTGCGAATGCCGGCATCAAGAGCAATGTCCGAGGGCCCTTCCAGATGACGCCCGACGAGTTGCCCCTGGCCGGCCCGGCTTGGGGTCTGAACAATCTGTGGCTGGCAGAAGGGGTGCCCGGCGGCATTCTCTGGGGCGGGACCCTTGGCCATTATCTCGCGGAATGGATCGTGGAGGGCGGTACCAGCGTCGACATGTCGGAGATCGACCCAAGGCGCTTTGGTGCCTACGCCAACAAGGCGTGGACCAAGCTCAAGGTCCAGGAGGCCTGGGGCACGCATGCCGATCTGCATTTTCCAGGCGAGGACCTGGCTGCAGCGCGGCCGGCGAAGACCGCCCCTTCCTATGACCTGCTCGGGAGCCGGGGGGCCGTGTGGGGCGTGATGAACGGCTGGGAGATCCCGCGCTGGTATGCACCGGAAGGCGTGGAAGCGGTCCAGGACTACAGCCATCGCCAGACGAAGCATGGGATCCACGTCGCCGCCGAAGTGGCCGCCGTGCGCAACGGCGTTGGCTTCGTCGAGCTGACGCCGATGACCAAATTCGAGGTTTCAGGTCCTGGCGCATCTGCCTGGCTCGATCGGATCCTGGCAAATCGCCTGCCTTCCGTCGGCCGAATCTGCCTCGCGCATCAGCTTTCACCCAAAGGTACGGTGCTCGCCGAGTACACCGTCACCCGCTTGGGGGAGGAGTTCTTCTATCTCGTCAGCACGCCGCGGGCCCAGCGGCATAATTTCGACCTCCTGAGGCGCAGCCTACCCTCCGACGTCCATTTCAGCCTGCGCGACGTCACGGACGAACGTGGGTGCTTCACCATCGTCGGGCCGCATGCCCGGGACCTGCTGCAGACACTGACCGAGGTGGATCTCAGCAATTCCTCATTTCCTTGGCTCGCTGCGCAGGTGGGCGACATGGGGCTCGCCGGAGACGTCCGCTTCCTGCGGATCAATTATGAAGGCGAGCTCGGATGGGAGATCTATCATCCCCTGCCCTATCAGCGCATGCTGCTGCAGCAGGTTCTCGATGCCGGCGAAGCCTACGGTCTCAGGCTCGTCGGAGTGGAGGCTCTGGAGTCGCTGAGACTGGAGAAATCATATCGCGCGATGTATCGCGACATGAACCCTGCTCTGACAGCCCTGGAAAGCGGATTGCACCGGTTCATCCACTTCGACAAGGGCGATTTCATCGGACGCGATGCGCTGCTGAGCCAGAAAAATGAGGGTGGCCCTTCGCGACGACTGGTGCCCCTCTCGATCGCGCCCGGCGGGGATGCGAGCGTCATCGCGCATGAGAGTGTCTCTGTCGAAGGCCGGCTCACCGGCCGCGTCACCTCCGGCGGTTATTCCTATCATTTCGGCCGCGATCTCGCGATGGCGCTCATCGAAAGTCGCGACACCCGGCCAGGCACGCAATTGGAGGTGAACATCTTCGGCGAGCAGCGGGACGCTGTGGTGATCGAGGAGTCACCCTATGATCCGGGAAACGAGCGGTCACGGTTGTGA